AAGTAAACAACTTATCATGCAACAAAACAACCGCATGTTTTAATTCTGTGAATGTTCATTAATTTTGAAGGTATAAAACACACAGAGCTTCAAGTTATGTACTTTAGCCTCTAGATTTAAGTGACTGTGCAAACTATAACTTTTACGATGACTTCAATCTCAGTGtatctattttgtttttgttttctttccttCTCGTTAACTTTCGTGGAATGCAGAAATAACCTCAGAGCAATAAATGTTGCGGAACTTGATGTTAACATTGTCAAAAGTAAGTtaagattaatattttacaaactgcATTTAAATTTGATCTCACTGTTTGTAGAAATTCAACATacaaaatacttcaaaaatCATATCATCAAGAATACAAGTACTTTAAATGTCTGTTCCTACTTACGGAATATCTTTGATGTTTTGCCTTTAAAGAActttaatgatgattttgacgaGGATGATAAATGACTATTTAACGTTAACtacaaattgttttgtaaaatatttgtttgttatgacAGTGATTACGATTATAACACATTGCtaactgctgtacccctatttttgacaatttcGTTGTCATTATATGtgactgttatacaagtgagaggtttggctagctataaaaccagattgtatccaccattttctgcatatGAAAATGCCGGTaacaattcaggaatatgacagtggGTATGAATTCGTgttatgtgtttgagcttttggttttgccattcgATTAGggtctttccgttttgaatttcttctcgatattttgttttttaaacgttttaaatgCATATTCGAGAGGATTATAAACGATGAGTTAATACCCTGATTGTACTACTGAGTTGGATTTGTAACGTGTTACTTCACATGATGAAATCCGACTAGGAGACATTGCATACACATTATTCTGACCCCACGCCGATCATTCTTGGGTCTTACTCCTTAATCCCGCGCGTTTATTTATCAAGTTAGGTATTTTACTTGTTGGTGTAAGAAATTATTTTCCCTATAATGAAACTCCATAAGAAAcctaaaaagttatcaaagttaccaggatgATAATtgaatacgccagacgcgcgtttcgtcttcataagataaaaaaaagttacaaagccaaaaaagtacaaagttgaagagcatggaggacccacaaattttaaatgttgtgccaaatacggctaaggtaaatttataaagaacacaaaaaactagggacaccaagaaaatcaaatatcagGTGAGATAATTTATGCAGGAACTATCAAGTACAATTAAATAATCGTAGACAGCTTAAAAGTTACAGTTAAAATCATGCCACCACGACAGTCCTACAGCAACGGCAACAACTAAGGGAagtaataattaaaaagaaacataGTATACTGCTCATGAAACAGTTGTGTCAAGGAAAAGAGTTTTATTCTGGTATGCTTGGGGCAGAAATTGCAgtgcatgaaaaaaaaataaaccaggAGTAGATTTGTCAAAATCGGGTTAAAAGTCAATTTGGTCAGAGAGAATTGCAACTTTACAAAGCAAGTGAAGTCAGGTTGTAAATGGCATCAAATACACAGTATGGTAATCTGCGGTTTATCAAGGTATTAGAAGAACACTTGATCAAATCATTGCTACTTTcctattacaataattttatgatCCGATAAGGATTAAAgtgattaaaaagaaaatgttagtaCGTTTAGCTTGAATTTTCAGGTATTGACAAGGAAGCTCGGAAACAGTTGTTGTTTCTGATTGCAAATCGCTTAAATGATACTGTATCTACACAATCTGTTTTGGCGGGAAActgccaaaataaactaaacagTACAATAAATGGATGTTCTACCTGCAAAACAGATCTGTGTGCTAAGTAAGTTATGTACAATTAAAGGTTATCATGCTAAAGATAATGAGATAAATCAGCAAATTCTGAAACAACGACAACAAGAATGATGCTGCCACTGTTTCAGAGTTTGATAAATTAGAGGCAATAGTATTTCAAATCTCAAAAACACAATGCAAagatacaaattaatgtaaaaacaaaGCATGCGCAATTCAGAATTTGTCAACAAAACGTTTATGCATACAATGCCCGCCATGACAaggataaaattcgaatttCACAGTCCAGGCTATGTGTAAATTTCTCCACAAATCTATgtcttccatgaattatttctaaatattagCAGCGTTTCTCTGCTAAGTAAGAACTTAAGGGGTAGTTAGGTTTAAGGCGTTTTTAATAACTGATACCTATTGCCAGAAAatcacgtatatattacatatcaGGAAGGCACAATTTAACATAAATgctaaatttgttattttaattgattttgttttagcGTACAAATTCCATCTTTTTCTGAGGAAGTGCTTAGTAAAATTTCAATAGCCAATTACCGTCCGGTAACCTACGCCGGAGAGGTAATGAAGGAAATTGCACAATGGGCAGTTGGAGCTAAAGACTTCTTTGGGTATCGATTGGGTCCGTTTCTTGAAAACATAGGAGATGATCTGATAGAAGTTGCTAAGGTGCTTATAAAAGGCGGGAAATATATAGCATCACCTGCTGCTGAAGCGTTCCGGTCACTTGGAGGATCAATTACGAAAGCcggaagggagataattcaagcTGTAAAGGGGgatgtaaacaatattataGTCAATTTAAAGGGGCTTATTGGTAAGCCTTTCGAAGACTTTGAAAATACATTGAACACAGTTCGTCAGATAGTATCAGAAAAAGCACCTGTCGTTATAGATGCTATAAAAGATGCAGTCTTACCTGTTTGGGAAAGTAAgttttcaattgaaaatatattcaaattagtGCCAATCTCTTTTTGTAAtctttatacaatttttgtaAGACAATAAGGCAATAAGATTTCTAGAATGaattacattgtgtataacCTGCTTTGTTACCAACTGTGCCTTGGTACTGgcttaaaaatatgaatactgTCTTTTGTGAAACTTGCTGTTATGGAATATTAAAATCACTGGAAATCTTGGAATCTCACAGTGGCATTTAGTTCCGTTTTATCAGCCTtatcattgttttaatttcaaacattGAATACTACATAAAGTGCATTAAAATGGGTTTCAATAATGATATCATAACTGAAAAATGAGACTAATGACAATCATTAAGGAAAAGTTAGTATGTTTCTTTAGTACGTTTTACCCTTCCGCTAAATTGAGATCATTACCAGCTTTTTGTGGTGTTCCTACTGTTTATTCCATAGTGTTTGTCTAGATGTGATTTGACTCTATTTGTGGCAGGGTGTTGTATGTCCGTCTATGGCTTATGTTACTAATTTCCGTTCTTTTAACACATACTGACTCTGCAGAAAGGAATAATTTACATCCTCCTTACATTTCTCTATCTGCCGCCGTCATCCATGAGGACAATTACAACAAtacattaaaagataaaatatattcCACGTGTACACAGTGTTACCTCAAATACATTATgctattatttaaataaagaaaaaagtaattaaaatattgtaaagacttaatttgttttgtgttgttttaaaaaaacatttctctGACATAGTAGTATTTATACACCAAAAAATAGACGCATAACAAAAGTGAAATGTAAGTTCACCGGAACATAGATATTTGAAACAATTTTCTTAAAACGACCGCAATAGACGAGACGGGTGCATCTGTGTGTAGtacttataaaatatatcagaaCTACCAAAACATCATGAATGCATGAATTTCTTTTAGGGACACTAGGAAAGCTGTTCAGGAGAAAACGTTGTGTATCATCTTGTTTGTCTTGTGAGAAATTGAACGATAAGAAATACACAATAAGTTGGATCATTGAGTCAGGTAGGTATCTGTTTCGATTAGTTTACAAATGTAAGGAGAAAAACGTTATATAACttccttttcaaataatttaggATCTTACTAAAATTACTCTTTACATTTCTTTTGcgtattttctgaaaataaattgtaattgctattattatgtttttatcatgGTTAAATGTCTTAAACTGAAGGTTTGTCCGGATCCATTGAATACAAAATGTGAGTTAATATCATCAGAACCAGTCTAAGTATTTCCTCTAAAAGACGTGATATGAGAGTAACGTTCATAGTgtgtaattttgaaaaatcaaagctGACTACATTATTCTAAGTTATAGTGTTGTTCTGTATAAAGAAAAAGCACACTAATATTCTTATAAAAGTGAAGGAATTTCGAGCTGAGGCTTACATGAAATTTTCACtacatttataatacaaatagcaaacaataaacttgcatctaaaaaaataaaatcgtcATATTTATATCTAGCCTTTGCAATGAAGCCTTTAAATACCATAAGTAATGCTTATCAGAAAATATAGCTTGGTGAAAAATTTTGCAATCATATTGAATGTCAAAACCTTTGATCATAAATGTGCTTTTTATCGTAGTTTGTGGTTCAGATACAGCAAGacaaaagaataaagaaatgGCTGAAATAACATTCCTAAAAGACATGTACACTAAAATAAAAGACCACGAACTGATAACAAAGGTATGCACTTACAGTTTATGTTATCA
The genomic region above belongs to Mytilus trossulus isolate FHL-02 chromosome 7, PNRI_Mtr1.1.1.hap1, whole genome shotgun sequence and contains:
- the LOC134727043 gene encoding uncharacterized protein LOC134727043 encodes the protein MTSISVYLFCFCFLSFSLTFVECRNNLRAINVAELDVNIVKSIDKEARKQLLFLIANRLNDTVSTQSVLAGNCQNKLNSTINGCSTCKTDLCANVQIPSFSEEVLSKISIANYRPVTYAGEVMKEIAQWAVGAKDFFGYRLGPFLENIGDDLIEVAKVLIKGGKYIASPAAEAFRSLGGSITKAGREIIQAVKGDVNNIIVNLKGLIGKPFEDFENTLNTVRQIVSEKAPVVIDAIKDAVLPVWERTLGKLFRRKRCVSSCLSCEKLNDKKYTISWIIESVCGSDTARQKNKEMAEITFLKDMYTKIKDHELITKIEYDLSSNAWSGLMIYMDTFASIGGKLVQQITGDLDISAPVRTGWSIAQQIFDAEIENRQSSTTV